One Penaeus vannamei isolate JL-2024 chromosome 27, ASM4276789v1, whole genome shotgun sequence genomic window carries:
- the LOC138866893 gene encoding mucin-2-like produces MIAVIIIIITTIITTIIIFIIVIILIFYHYYNFHYYLLLFFTIAITATTTTTTTTTTTTTAAAAAAAAAAAAAAAAAAAATTTTTTTTTTTTTTTTTTTTTTTTTTTTTTTITTTTTTTTTTTTTTTVIIITTTIPTTTFTTTTTTTTTTTITITTTTITPTTTITTTTTITTTTTITTTTTITTTTTTTTTITTTTTTPTTPTTPTTITTTTTTTTTTTTTTTTTTTTTITTTITTTTTTTTTTITTATTTTITTTTTITTITTTTTTTTTTTTTITATITATTTIITTTITSTTTATTITTITITITTTTATTTTTVITITATTTTSTITITTTTIIIITTTITTNFTTITSITIPTTTIFPITNTFTTVTTTITTTTTTTTITSTTATITTTIITTTNIAIITTTIPSTSTFTTITSIITIPTIIIIIIIIIIIIIIIITTIPTTTTFTTITSIITIPTTTIFPITNTFTTVTTTITTTTTTTTITSTTATITTTIITTTNIAIITTTIPSSSTFTTITSIITIPTIIIIIIIIIIIIIIIIIITTIPTTTTFTTINSIITIPTTTTFPITTTFTTTFTTITTTFTAITTTITITTATTTTTTITITTAAAAAAAAAPTTPPTTPTTPTTTPPPPPPPPPPPHHHPHHHPHHPHHHPHHHHHHPHPPTTTTTTTTTTTTTTTTTTTTTTTTTTTTTTSTTCTTCTTCTTCTTCTICTTCTTCTTCTTCTTCTTCTTCTTCTTCTTCTTTTTTTTTATAATTTTTTTTTTTTTTTTTTTTTTTTTTTTTTTTTTTTTTAAAAAATTTSTTTTTTSASTSATTTTTTRMMMMITLIITIIIINVIIIIVIIAVTVNILIVLKYFLLLSLQLLSLFLRGKHGNGKLM; encoded by the coding sequence ATGattgcagttatcatcatcatcatcaccaccattatcaccaccattatcattttcattatcgtcataattcttattttttatcattattataattttcattattatttattattattttttactattgctattactgcaactactactactactacaactactacaactactacaactgctgctgctgctgctgctgctgctgctgctgctgctgctgctgctgctgctgctgctgctactactactactactactactactactactactactactactactactactactactactactactactactactactactactaccaccaccattactactactactactactactactactactactactactactactgttattattattactaccactattcctaccactacttttactactactactactactactactactactactattactattactactactactattactcctaccactactattactactaccactactattactactactactactattactactactactactattactactactactactactactactactattactactactactactactcctactactcctactactcctactactattactactacaactactactactactactactactactactactaccactactactaccactactattactactactattactactactactacaactactactactactattactactgccactaccactactattactactactactactattactactattactactactactactactactactactactactactactattactgctactattactgctactactactattattactactactattacttctactactactgctactactattactactattactattactattactactactactgctactactactactactgttattactattaccgccactactactacttctacaattacaattactactactactattattattattactaccactattactactaattttactactattactagtattactattcctactactaccatTTTTCCTATTACTAATACTTTTACTActgttaccactactattactactactactactactactactattactagtactacagctactattactactactattattactactactaatattgctattattactaccactattccaagtacttctacttttactactattactagtattattactattcctactattattattattattattattattattattattattattattattattaccacaattcctactactactacttttactactattactagtattattactattcctactactaccatTTTTCCTATTACTAATACTTTTACTActgttaccactactattactactactactactactactactattactagtactacagctactattactactactattattactactactaatattgctattattactaccactattccAAGTAgttctacttttactactattactagtattattactattcctactattattattattattattattattattattattattattattattattattattaccacaattcctactactactacttttactactattaatagtattattactattcctactactaccacttttcctataactactacttttactactacttttactactattactactacttttactgctattactactactattactattactactgctactaccactactactactattactattaccactgctgctgctgccgctgccgccgccgcccccaccaccccccccaccacccccaccacccccaccaccacccccccaccccccccaccaccaccaccacccccccaccaccacccccaccaccacccccaccacccccaccaccacccccaccaccaccaccaccacccccacccccccaccaccaccaccaccaccaccaccaccaccaccaccaccaccaccaccaccaccaccaccaccaccaccaccaccaccaccaccaccacttctactacttgtactacttgTACAACTTGTACAACTTGTACAACTTGTACAATTTGTACAACTTGTACAACTTGTACAACTTGTACTACTTGTACTACTTGTACTACTTGTACTACTTGTACTACTTGTACTACTtgtactacttgtactactactactactactactactacagctactgctgctactactactactactactactactacgactactacgactactactactactactactactactactactactactactactactactactactactactactactactactactgctgctgctgctgctgctactactactagtacgactactactactactagtgctagtactagtgctactactactactactactaggatgatgatgatgattaccctgattattaccattattatcattaatgtaataataataattgttattattgcagttacagttaatattttgattgttttgaaatatttcttgttattgtcaCTGCAGTTACTTTCACTATTTTTAAGAGGAAAACATGGAAATGGaaaattaatgtaa
- the LOC138866825 gene encoding uncharacterized protein — protein sequence MCLVSVNFCLAICISVVLMCPSPDPSSPNIFPNVSPPSPVSLSQKLDSTPPSSPTATSVFLSVPTPSPVTDTLQFTHALPPYVPPTSYQDASSSQPHKPPIPPKLNLPPKPHPSLLSLPLPPGYTHKSLLSQYPSPDPTIPIESPDTTPPIPDPLSQPPDT from the exons ATGTGTTTAGTAAG TGTGAACTTCTGCTTGGCCATCTGTATATCAGTGGTCCTTATG tgtccttctccagacccctcctctcCAAACATTTTTCCTAAtgtttcaccaccttccccagtctctctttctcaaaaactGGATTCTACTCCTCCtagttctccaacagccacctctgttttcctcagtgtccctactccttccccagtcacagatacactgcaattcactcatgCTCTGCCCCCTTATGTTCCCCCAACCTCTTATCAAGAtgcctcatcctctcaaccacacAAACCGCCCATACCACCCAAACTgaacctccccccaaaaccccatccttccctactatccctcccactccctcctggatatacacataaatctcttttatcacaatatcCTTCCCCAGACCCCACTATCCCTATCGAATCCCCAGACACTACTCCACCTATTCCTGATCCTTTGTCTCAACCCCCAGATACCTAG